Proteins from a single region of Budorcas taxicolor isolate Tak-1 chromosome 11, Takin1.1, whole genome shotgun sequence:
- the NUP188 gene encoding nucleoporin NUP188 isoform X3: MISFLIRSSRELWTILLGRSALRELNQIEAELNKHWQRLLEGLSYYKPPSPSSAEKVKASKDVASPLKELGLRISKFLGLDEEQSVQLLQCYLQEDYRGTRDSLKTVLQDERQSQALILKIADYYYEERTCILRCVLHLLTYFQDERHPYRVEYADCVDKLEKELVTKYRQQFEELYKTEAPTWETHGNLMTERQVSRWFVQCLREQSMLLEIIFLYYAYFEMAPGDLLVLTKMFKEQGFGSRQTNRHLVDETMDPFVDRIGYFSALILVEGMDIESLHKCALDDRRELHQFAQDGLICQDMDRLMLTFGDIPHHAPVLLAWALLRHTLNPEETSSVVRKIGGTAIQLNVFQYLTRLLRSLASGGNDCTTSTACMCVYGLLSFVLTSLELHTLGNQQDVIDTACEVLADPSLPELFWGTEPTSGLGIILDSVCGMFPHLLSPLLQLLRALVSGKSTAKKVYSFLDKMSFYNELYKHKPHDVISHEDGTLWRRQTPKLLYPLGGQTNLRIPQGTVGQVMLDDRAYLVRWEYSYSSWTLFTCEIEMLLHVVSTADVIQHCQRVKPIIDLVHKVISTDLSIADCLLPITSRVYMLLQRLTTVISPPVDVIASCVNCLTVLAARNPAKVWTDLLHTGFLPFVAHQVSNMSQMISAEGMNAGGYGNLLMNSEQPQGEYGVTVAFLRLITTLVKGQLGSTQSQGLVPCVMFVLKEMLPSYHKWRYNSHGVREQIGCLILELIHSILNLCHETDLHSSHTPSLQSLCICSLAYTEAGQTVINIMGIGVDTIDMVMAAQPRSDGAEGQGQGQLLIKTVKLAFSVTNNVIRLKPPSNVVSPLEQALTQHGAHGNNLIAVLAKYIYHKHDPALPRLAIQLLKRLATVAPMSVYACLGSDAAAIRDAFLTRLQSKIEDMRIKVMILEFLTVAVETQPGLIELFLNLEVKDGSDGSKEFSLGVWSCLHAVLELIGSQQQDRYWCPPLLHRAAIAFLHALWQDRRDSAMLVLRTKPKFWENLTSPLFGTLSPPSETSEPSILETCALIMKIICLEIYYVVKGSLDQSLKDTLKKFSSEKRFAYWSGYVKSLAVHMADTEGSSCTSLVEYQMLVSAWRMFLIIATSHAEITHLTDSAVRRQLFLDVLEGTKALLLVPASVNCLRLGSMTCTLLLILLRQWKRELGSVDEILGPLTEILEGVLQADQQLMEKTKAKVFSAFITVLQMKEMRVNDIPQYSQLVLNVCETLQEEVIALFDQTRHSLATGSATEDKDSMETDDCSRLRHKDQRDGQVCVLGLHLAKELCEVDEDGDSWLQVTRRLPILPTLFTTLEVSLRVKQNLHFTEAALHLLLTLARTQQGATAVAGAGITQSICLPLLSVYQLSTNGTVQTPGTSRKSLDAPSWPGVYRLSMSLMERLLKTLRYNFLTEALDFVGVHQERTLQCLNAVRTVQSLACLEEADHTVGFLLQLSSFRKEWHFHLPQLMRDVQVNLGYLCQACTSLLHSRKVLQHYLQNKNGEGIPSAVTPRAQRPPAAAPAAPSCSSSKQPIPDTEASEQRALRTVQYGLLRILSRTLAALRRFTPDVCQVLLDQSLDLAEYSFLFALSFTTPTFDSEGAPSFGTLLATVNVALNMLGELDKKKEPLTQAVGLSTQVEGTRTLKSLLMFTMENCFYLLISQAMRYLRDPAVHPRDKQRMKQELSSELSTLLSSLSRYFRRGAPSSPAAGVLPSPQGKSTSLSKVSPESQEPLIQLVQAFVRHVQR; this comes from the exons ATGATTTCCTTTCTGATAAG GAGCAGTAGagaactgtggacaattctgctAGGAAGGTCAGCTCTGAGAGAACTG aatcagattGAGGCAGAGCTGAATAAACATTGGCAGCGGCTGTTAGAAGGACTTTCTTACTATAAACCTCCCAG TCCAAGTTCagctgaaaaagtgaaagctagTAAAGATGTAGCTTCACCACTGAAGGAACTGGGTTTAAGAATCAGCAAGTTTTTG GGTCTTGATGAAGAACAGAGTGTGCAGTTACTCCAGTGTTACCTTCAAGAGGATTACAGAGGTACTCGGGACTCGCTAAAG ACGGTGCTGCAAGATGAGAGGCAGAGCCAGGCCTTAATCCTGAAG ATTGCGGATTATTACTATGAAGAAAGAACCTGTATTCTTCGTTGTGTCTTACACCTTCTCACTTATTTCCAAGATGAAAGACACCCCTATAGG gttgaatatgCCGACTGTGTGGATAAATTGGAAAAGGAGCTAGTTACAAAATATAGACAGCAGTTTGAAGAGCTTTATAAAACTGAAGCACCAACATGGGAGACACATGGAAACCTCATG ACTGAGCGCCAGGTGTCTCGCTGGTTTGTTCAGTGCCTTCGGGAGCAGTCCATGCTGCTAGAAATCATTTTCCTGTATTATGCATACTTTGAGATGGCACCTGGTGACCTATTGGTGTTAACCAAGATGTTTAAAGAGCAAGGATTTGGTAGTAGGCAGACTAACAGGCACCTGGTGGATGAGACCATGGATCCTTTTGTGGATCGGATTGG CTACTTCAGTGCCCTTATCCTGGTGGAAGGCATGGATATTGAATCCTTGCATAAGTGTGCTTTGGATGACAGAAGAGAACTGCACCAGTTTGCCCAGGATGGACTTATTTGTCAG GATATGGACCGTTTGATGTTGACCTTTGGGGACATTCCGCATCATGCCCCAGTGCTCTTGGCATGGGCCCTCCTCCGTCACACTCTGAATCCAGAAGAGACAAGCAGTGTGGTCCGGAAGATAGGGGGGACAGCCATCCAACTGAATGTCTTTCAGTACTTGACCCGACTGCTCCGCTCGCTGGCCAGTGGGGGAAATGAC TGTACCACCAGTActgcgtgcatgtgtgtttatgGACTCCTTTCTTTTGTCCTGACCTCCCTGGAGCTGCACACCCTGGGCAACCAGCAG GATGTAATTGACACAGCATGTGAAGTCCTGGCAGACCCTTCTCTCCCAGAACTGTTCTGGGGAACA GAACCAACCTCTGGTCTTGGGATCATTCTGGACAGTGTATGTGGAATGTTTCCCCATCTCCTCTCTCCACTCCTGCAGTTGCTTCGAGCCCTTGTATCAGGGAAGTCTACTGCTAAGAAG GTGTATAGTTTCTTGGATAAGATGTCTTTCTACAATGAACTCTATAAGCACAAGCCCCATGATGTGATCTCCCATGAAGATGGAACCCTTTGGCGGAGGCAAACACCCAAACTCCTTTACCCTCTAG ggGGTCAGACCAACCTTCGCATACCTCAAGGCACTGTGGGCCAGGTGATGCTGGACGATAGGGCCTACCTGGTGCGCTGGGAATACTCGTATAGCAGCTGGACCCTCTTCACCTGCGAGATTGAGATGCTGCTGCACGTCGTTTCCACTGCAG ATGTGATTCAGCACTGCCAGCGGGTCAAACCCATCATCGACCTGGTCCATAAGGTCATCAGCACAGACCTGTCGATAGCGGACTGCCTCCTGCCCATCACGTCCCGCGTCTACATGCTGCTGCAACG GTTAACAACAGTGATCTCCCCGCCTGTGGATGTCATTGCTTCTTGCGTCAATTGCTTGACTGTTTTGGCTGCCCGGAACCCAGCAAAG GTCTGGACTGATCTTCTTCACACAGGCTTCTTGCCTTTCGTGGCCCACCAGGTCTCCAACATGAGTCAGATGATCAG TGCTGAGGGGATGAATGCTGGTGGGTATGGAAACCTCTTGATGAATAGTGAACAGCCCCAGGGCGAGTATGGGGTCACTGTTGCCTTTCTGCGCTTGATCACCACTCTTGTCAAG GGGCAGCTTGGTAGTACCCAGAGCCAAGGGCTGGTGCCTTGTGTCATGTTTGTGCTGAAGGAGATGCTGCCAAGTTACCACAAGTGGCGCTACAACTCCCATGGTGTGAGAGAACAGATTG GTTGCCTGATCCTGGAGCTGATTCATTCAATACTGAACCTGTGCCATGAGACAGACCTGCACAGCAG TCACACCCCCAGCCTGCAGTCTCTCTGCATCTGCAGCCTGGCCTACACGGAAGCAGGACAGACAGTAATCAATATCATGGGCATCGGCGTGGACACCATCGACATGGTCATGGCTGCTCAGCCCCGCAG TGATGGGGcagagggccagggccagggccagctgCTGATCAAGACAGTGAAACTGGCATTCTCCGTCACCAACAATGTCATTCGGCTGAAACCTCCTTCTAATGTGGTGTCCCCTCTGGAACAGGCTCTCACACAGCATG GTGCCCATGGGAACAACCTTATTGCTGTTCTTGCCAAATACATCTACCACAAACACGACCCAGCTCTGCCTCGTCTTGCCATCCAGCTGCTAAAACGTCTGGCCACG GTGGCCCCCATGTCAGTGTACGCCTGCCTGGGCAGTGATGCGGCTGCCATCCGAGACGCCTTCCTGACCCGATTGCAGAGCAAGATTGAGGATATGCGCATCAAAGTCATGATTCTGGAATTCCTCACGGTTGCTGTAGAGACGCAGCCAGGCCTCATTGAACTGTTTCTGAATCTGGAGGTGAAGGATGGCAGCGATGGCTCCAAG GAATTCAGCCTTGGGGTGTGGAGCTGTCTCCACGCGGTACTGGAGCTGATCGGTTCGCAGCAGCAGGACCGCTACTGGTGCCCCCCACTGCTGCACCGGGCGGCCATCGCCTTTTTGCACGCCCTGTGGCAGGACCGGCGGGACAGTGCCATGCTGGTCCTCAGAACCAA aCCCAAGTTTTGGGAGAATCTAACGAGTCCGCTATTTGGTACGCTTTCTCCTCCCTCGGAAACATCCGAG CCCAGCATCCTGGAAACCTGTGCCCTAATCATGAAGATAATTTGCTTGGAGATATACTATGTAGTTAA GGGCTCATTAGACCAGTCATTAAAAGATACACTCAAGAAATTTTCCAGCGAGAAGCGCTTTGCCTACTGGTCGGGGTATGTCAAGTCCTTGGCGGTTCACATGGCCGACACAGAGGGCAGCAGCTGCACCTCCCTGGTAGAGTATCAGATGCTGGTCTCCGCCTGGAGGATGTTTCTCATCATTGCCACCAGTCAC GCGGAGATAACGCACCTGACGGACTCTGCAGTGCGTCGCCAGCTCTTTCTTGACGTGCTCGAGGGGACCAAGGCATTA CTCCTCGTCCCCGCCTCCGTGAACTGCCTCCGCCTCGGCTCCATGACGTGCACCCTGCTGCTTATTCTCCTCCGGCAGTGGAAAAG AGAGTTAGGGTCTGTGGATGAAATCCTCGGGCCCCTGACGGAGATCCTGGAGGGAGTGCTGCAGGCAGACCAGCAGCTAATGGAGAAGACCAAGGCCAAGGTGTTCTCGGCGTTCATCACGGTGCTGCAGATGAAGGAGATGAGAg TGAATGACATCCCCCAGTACTCCCAGCTGGTGCTGAACGTCTGTGAGACCCTTCAGGAAGAGGTGATCGCACTTTTCGACCAGACCCGCCACAGCCTGGCGACGGGCAGTGCCACTGAGGACAAGGACAGCATGGAGACTGATGACTGCTCCCGGCTCCGGCACAAGgaccagagggatggg CAGGTCTGTGTCCTGGGCCTGCACCTGGCCAAGGAGCTGTGTGAGGTGGATGAGGACGGGGACTCGTGGCTGCAGGTGACCCGCCGGCTCCCCATCCTGCCGACCCTCTTCACCACCTTGGAGGTGAGCCTTCGCGTAAAGCAGAACCTGCATTTCACCGAGGCGGCGCTGCACCTGCTCCTCACGCTGGCCCGCACCCAGCAG GGGGCCACGGCTGTGGCCGGAGCCGGCATCACCCAGAGCATTTGTTTGCCTCTCCTGAGTGTGTACCAGCTCAGTACCAATGGGACAGTGCAG ACACCCGGCACCTCTCGGAAGTCCCTGGATGCCCCCTCTTGGCCCGGCGTCTACCGTCTCTCCATGTCCTTGATGGAGCGGCTCCTCAAAACCCTGCGCTACAACTTCCTGACCGAGGCCCTGGACTTCGTTGGGGTTCACCAGGAGCGGACCTTACAG tgcCTCAACGCAGTGAGGACGGTGCAGAGTCTGGCGTGCCTGGAGGAGGCCGACCACACCGTGGGCTTCCTCCTGCAGCTCTCCAGCTTCAGGAAGGAGTGGCACTTCCACCTGCCTCAACTCATGCGGGATGTCCAG GTGAACCTCGGCTACCTGTGCCAGGCCTGCACCTCCCTCCTGCACAGCCGCAAGGTGCTGCAGCACTACCTGCAG AACAAAAATGGGGAGGGCATCCCCTCAGCCGTCACCCCCCGAGCTCAGCGGCCACCCGCAGCTGCTCCGGCTgccccctcctgctcctcctccaagCAGCCCATTCCCGACACGGAGGCCTCAGAGCAGCGGGCCTTGCGCACCGTCCAGTACGGCCTCCTGAGGATCCTCAGCAGGACCCTGGCTGCCCTGCGCCGCTTCACCCCCGACGTCTGCCAGGTCCTGCTGGATCAG TCCCTGGACCTTGCTGAGTACAGCTTCCTGTTTGCCCTGAGCTTCACCACTCCCACTTTTGACTCCGAAGGGGCCCCCTCCTTCGGGACCCTTCTGGCCACCGTGAATGTGGCCCTGAACATGCTTGGAGAG CTGGACAAGAAAAAGGAGCCTCTCACCCAGGCTGTGGGGCTCAGCACACAAGTGGAAGGGACCAGAACTCTGAA GTCGCTCCTGATGTTCACCATGGAGAACTGCTTCTACCTGCTCATCTCCCAGGCGATGCGTTACCTTCGGGACCCGGCTGTGCATCCCCGGGACAAGCAGCGGATGAAGCAGGAGCTCAGCTCAGAGTTG AGCACTCTCCTCTCCAGCCTCTCCCGCTACTTCCGCCGGGGAGCCCCCAGCTCCCCTGCTGCTGGCGTTCTTCCCTCGCCTCAGGGCAAGTCCACCTCTCTGTCCAAGGTCAGCCCCGAGAGTCAGGAGCCTCTGATCCAGCTGGTGCAGGCCTTTGTCCGACACGTGCAAAGATA
- the NUP188 gene encoding nucleoporin NUP188 isoform X1 — protein sequence MAAAAGGPCVRSSRELWTILLGRSALRELNQIEAELNKHWQRLLEGLSYYKPPSPSSAEKVKASKDVASPLKELGLRISKFLGLDEEQSVQLLQCYLQEDYRGTRDSLKTVLQDERQSQALILKIADYYYEERTCILRCVLHLLTYFQDERHPYRVEYADCVDKLEKELVTKYRQQFEELYKTEAPTWETHGNLMTERQVSRWFVQCLREQSMLLEIIFLYYAYFEMAPGDLLVLTKMFKEQGFGSRQTNRHLVDETMDPFVDRIGYFSALILVEGMDIESLHKCALDDRRELHQFAQDGLICQDMDRLMLTFGDIPHHAPVLLAWALLRHTLNPEETSSVVRKIGGTAIQLNVFQYLTRLLRSLASGGNDCTTSTACMCVYGLLSFVLTSLELHTLGNQQDVIDTACEVLADPSLPELFWGTEPTSGLGIILDSVCGMFPHLLSPLLQLLRALVSGKSTAKKVYSFLDKMSFYNELYKHKPHDVISHEDGTLWRRQTPKLLYPLGGQTNLRIPQGTVGQVMLDDRAYLVRWEYSYSSWTLFTCEIEMLLHVVSTADVIQHCQRVKPIIDLVHKVISTDLSIADCLLPITSRVYMLLQRLTTVISPPVDVIASCVNCLTVLAARNPAKVWTDLLHTGFLPFVAHQVSNMSQMISAEGMNAGGYGNLLMNSEQPQGEYGVTVAFLRLITTLVKGQLGSTQSQGLVPCVMFVLKEMLPSYHKWRYNSHGVREQIGCLILELIHSILNLCHETDLHSSHTPSLQSLCICSLAYTEAGQTVINIMGIGVDTIDMVMAAQPRSDGAEGQGQGQLLIKTVKLAFSVTNNVIRLKPPSNVVSPLEQALTQHGAHGNNLIAVLAKYIYHKHDPALPRLAIQLLKRLATVAPMSVYACLGSDAAAIRDAFLTRLQSKIEDMRIKVMILEFLTVAVETQPGLIELFLNLEVKDGSDGSKEFSLGVWSCLHAVLELIGSQQQDRYWCPPLLHRAAIAFLHALWQDRRDSAMLVLRTKPKFWENLTSPLFGTLSPPSETSEPSILETCALIMKIICLEIYYVVKGSLDQSLKDTLKKFSSEKRFAYWSGYVKSLAVHMADTEGSSCTSLVEYQMLVSAWRMFLIIATSHAEITHLTDSAVRRQLFLDVLEGTKALLLVPASVNCLRLGSMTCTLLLILLRQWKRELGSVDEILGPLTEILEGVLQADQQLMEKTKAKVFSAFITVLQMKEMRVNDIPQYSQLVLNVCETLQEEVIALFDQTRHSLATGSATEDKDSMETDDCSRLRHKDQRDGQVCVLGLHLAKELCEVDEDGDSWLQVTRRLPILPTLFTTLEVSLRVKQNLHFTEAALHLLLTLARTQQGATAVAGAGITQSICLPLLSVYQLSTNGTVQTPGTSRKSLDAPSWPGVYRLSMSLMERLLKTLRYNFLTEALDFVGVHQERTLQCLNAVRTVQSLACLEEADHTVGFLLQLSSFRKEWHFHLPQLMRDVQVNLGYLCQACTSLLHSRKVLQHYLQNKNGEGIPSAVTPRAQRPPAAAPAAPSCSSSKQPIPDTEASEQRALRTVQYGLLRILSRTLAALRRFTPDVCQVLLDQSLDLAEYSFLFALSFTTPTFDSEGAPSFGTLLATVNVALNMLGELDKKKEPLTQAVGLSTQVEGTRTLKSLLMFTMENCFYLLISQAMRYLRDPAVHPRDKQRMKQELSSELSTLLSSLSRYFRRGAPSSPAAGVLPSPQGKSTSLSKVSPESQEPLIQLVQAFVRHVQR from the exons GAGCAGTAGagaactgtggacaattctgctAGGAAGGTCAGCTCTGAGAGAACTG aatcagattGAGGCAGAGCTGAATAAACATTGGCAGCGGCTGTTAGAAGGACTTTCTTACTATAAACCTCCCAG TCCAAGTTCagctgaaaaagtgaaagctagTAAAGATGTAGCTTCACCACTGAAGGAACTGGGTTTAAGAATCAGCAAGTTTTTG GGTCTTGATGAAGAACAGAGTGTGCAGTTACTCCAGTGTTACCTTCAAGAGGATTACAGAGGTACTCGGGACTCGCTAAAG ACGGTGCTGCAAGATGAGAGGCAGAGCCAGGCCTTAATCCTGAAG ATTGCGGATTATTACTATGAAGAAAGAACCTGTATTCTTCGTTGTGTCTTACACCTTCTCACTTATTTCCAAGATGAAAGACACCCCTATAGG gttgaatatgCCGACTGTGTGGATAAATTGGAAAAGGAGCTAGTTACAAAATATAGACAGCAGTTTGAAGAGCTTTATAAAACTGAAGCACCAACATGGGAGACACATGGAAACCTCATG ACTGAGCGCCAGGTGTCTCGCTGGTTTGTTCAGTGCCTTCGGGAGCAGTCCATGCTGCTAGAAATCATTTTCCTGTATTATGCATACTTTGAGATGGCACCTGGTGACCTATTGGTGTTAACCAAGATGTTTAAAGAGCAAGGATTTGGTAGTAGGCAGACTAACAGGCACCTGGTGGATGAGACCATGGATCCTTTTGTGGATCGGATTGG CTACTTCAGTGCCCTTATCCTGGTGGAAGGCATGGATATTGAATCCTTGCATAAGTGTGCTTTGGATGACAGAAGAGAACTGCACCAGTTTGCCCAGGATGGACTTATTTGTCAG GATATGGACCGTTTGATGTTGACCTTTGGGGACATTCCGCATCATGCCCCAGTGCTCTTGGCATGGGCCCTCCTCCGTCACACTCTGAATCCAGAAGAGACAAGCAGTGTGGTCCGGAAGATAGGGGGGACAGCCATCCAACTGAATGTCTTTCAGTACTTGACCCGACTGCTCCGCTCGCTGGCCAGTGGGGGAAATGAC TGTACCACCAGTActgcgtgcatgtgtgtttatgGACTCCTTTCTTTTGTCCTGACCTCCCTGGAGCTGCACACCCTGGGCAACCAGCAG GATGTAATTGACACAGCATGTGAAGTCCTGGCAGACCCTTCTCTCCCAGAACTGTTCTGGGGAACA GAACCAACCTCTGGTCTTGGGATCATTCTGGACAGTGTATGTGGAATGTTTCCCCATCTCCTCTCTCCACTCCTGCAGTTGCTTCGAGCCCTTGTATCAGGGAAGTCTACTGCTAAGAAG GTGTATAGTTTCTTGGATAAGATGTCTTTCTACAATGAACTCTATAAGCACAAGCCCCATGATGTGATCTCCCATGAAGATGGAACCCTTTGGCGGAGGCAAACACCCAAACTCCTTTACCCTCTAG ggGGTCAGACCAACCTTCGCATACCTCAAGGCACTGTGGGCCAGGTGATGCTGGACGATAGGGCCTACCTGGTGCGCTGGGAATACTCGTATAGCAGCTGGACCCTCTTCACCTGCGAGATTGAGATGCTGCTGCACGTCGTTTCCACTGCAG ATGTGATTCAGCACTGCCAGCGGGTCAAACCCATCATCGACCTGGTCCATAAGGTCATCAGCACAGACCTGTCGATAGCGGACTGCCTCCTGCCCATCACGTCCCGCGTCTACATGCTGCTGCAACG GTTAACAACAGTGATCTCCCCGCCTGTGGATGTCATTGCTTCTTGCGTCAATTGCTTGACTGTTTTGGCTGCCCGGAACCCAGCAAAG GTCTGGACTGATCTTCTTCACACAGGCTTCTTGCCTTTCGTGGCCCACCAGGTCTCCAACATGAGTCAGATGATCAG TGCTGAGGGGATGAATGCTGGTGGGTATGGAAACCTCTTGATGAATAGTGAACAGCCCCAGGGCGAGTATGGGGTCACTGTTGCCTTTCTGCGCTTGATCACCACTCTTGTCAAG GGGCAGCTTGGTAGTACCCAGAGCCAAGGGCTGGTGCCTTGTGTCATGTTTGTGCTGAAGGAGATGCTGCCAAGTTACCACAAGTGGCGCTACAACTCCCATGGTGTGAGAGAACAGATTG GTTGCCTGATCCTGGAGCTGATTCATTCAATACTGAACCTGTGCCATGAGACAGACCTGCACAGCAG TCACACCCCCAGCCTGCAGTCTCTCTGCATCTGCAGCCTGGCCTACACGGAAGCAGGACAGACAGTAATCAATATCATGGGCATCGGCGTGGACACCATCGACATGGTCATGGCTGCTCAGCCCCGCAG TGATGGGGcagagggccagggccagggccagctgCTGATCAAGACAGTGAAACTGGCATTCTCCGTCACCAACAATGTCATTCGGCTGAAACCTCCTTCTAATGTGGTGTCCCCTCTGGAACAGGCTCTCACACAGCATG GTGCCCATGGGAACAACCTTATTGCTGTTCTTGCCAAATACATCTACCACAAACACGACCCAGCTCTGCCTCGTCTTGCCATCCAGCTGCTAAAACGTCTGGCCACG GTGGCCCCCATGTCAGTGTACGCCTGCCTGGGCAGTGATGCGGCTGCCATCCGAGACGCCTTCCTGACCCGATTGCAGAGCAAGATTGAGGATATGCGCATCAAAGTCATGATTCTGGAATTCCTCACGGTTGCTGTAGAGACGCAGCCAGGCCTCATTGAACTGTTTCTGAATCTGGAGGTGAAGGATGGCAGCGATGGCTCCAAG GAATTCAGCCTTGGGGTGTGGAGCTGTCTCCACGCGGTACTGGAGCTGATCGGTTCGCAGCAGCAGGACCGCTACTGGTGCCCCCCACTGCTGCACCGGGCGGCCATCGCCTTTTTGCACGCCCTGTGGCAGGACCGGCGGGACAGTGCCATGCTGGTCCTCAGAACCAA aCCCAAGTTTTGGGAGAATCTAACGAGTCCGCTATTTGGTACGCTTTCTCCTCCCTCGGAAACATCCGAG CCCAGCATCCTGGAAACCTGTGCCCTAATCATGAAGATAATTTGCTTGGAGATATACTATGTAGTTAA GGGCTCATTAGACCAGTCATTAAAAGATACACTCAAGAAATTTTCCAGCGAGAAGCGCTTTGCCTACTGGTCGGGGTATGTCAAGTCCTTGGCGGTTCACATGGCCGACACAGAGGGCAGCAGCTGCACCTCCCTGGTAGAGTATCAGATGCTGGTCTCCGCCTGGAGGATGTTTCTCATCATTGCCACCAGTCAC GCGGAGATAACGCACCTGACGGACTCTGCAGTGCGTCGCCAGCTCTTTCTTGACGTGCTCGAGGGGACCAAGGCATTA CTCCTCGTCCCCGCCTCCGTGAACTGCCTCCGCCTCGGCTCCATGACGTGCACCCTGCTGCTTATTCTCCTCCGGCAGTGGAAAAG AGAGTTAGGGTCTGTGGATGAAATCCTCGGGCCCCTGACGGAGATCCTGGAGGGAGTGCTGCAGGCAGACCAGCAGCTAATGGAGAAGACCAAGGCCAAGGTGTTCTCGGCGTTCATCACGGTGCTGCAGATGAAGGAGATGAGAg TGAATGACATCCCCCAGTACTCCCAGCTGGTGCTGAACGTCTGTGAGACCCTTCAGGAAGAGGTGATCGCACTTTTCGACCAGACCCGCCACAGCCTGGCGACGGGCAGTGCCACTGAGGACAAGGACAGCATGGAGACTGATGACTGCTCCCGGCTCCGGCACAAGgaccagagggatggg CAGGTCTGTGTCCTGGGCCTGCACCTGGCCAAGGAGCTGTGTGAGGTGGATGAGGACGGGGACTCGTGGCTGCAGGTGACCCGCCGGCTCCCCATCCTGCCGACCCTCTTCACCACCTTGGAGGTGAGCCTTCGCGTAAAGCAGAACCTGCATTTCACCGAGGCGGCGCTGCACCTGCTCCTCACGCTGGCCCGCACCCAGCAG GGGGCCACGGCTGTGGCCGGAGCCGGCATCACCCAGAGCATTTGTTTGCCTCTCCTGAGTGTGTACCAGCTCAGTACCAATGGGACAGTGCAG ACACCCGGCACCTCTCGGAAGTCCCTGGATGCCCCCTCTTGGCCCGGCGTCTACCGTCTCTCCATGTCCTTGATGGAGCGGCTCCTCAAAACCCTGCGCTACAACTTCCTGACCGAGGCCCTGGACTTCGTTGGGGTTCACCAGGAGCGGACCTTACAG tgcCTCAACGCAGTGAGGACGGTGCAGAGTCTGGCGTGCCTGGAGGAGGCCGACCACACCGTGGGCTTCCTCCTGCAGCTCTCCAGCTTCAGGAAGGAGTGGCACTTCCACCTGCCTCAACTCATGCGGGATGTCCAG GTGAACCTCGGCTACCTGTGCCAGGCCTGCACCTCCCTCCTGCACAGCCGCAAGGTGCTGCAGCACTACCTGCAG AACAAAAATGGGGAGGGCATCCCCTCAGCCGTCACCCCCCGAGCTCAGCGGCCACCCGCAGCTGCTCCGGCTgccccctcctgctcctcctccaagCAGCCCATTCCCGACACGGAGGCCTCAGAGCAGCGGGCCTTGCGCACCGTCCAGTACGGCCTCCTGAGGATCCTCAGCAGGACCCTGGCTGCCCTGCGCCGCTTCACCCCCGACGTCTGCCAGGTCCTGCTGGATCAG TCCCTGGACCTTGCTGAGTACAGCTTCCTGTTTGCCCTGAGCTTCACCACTCCCACTTTTGACTCCGAAGGGGCCCCCTCCTTCGGGACCCTTCTGGCCACCGTGAATGTGGCCCTGAACATGCTTGGAGAG CTGGACAAGAAAAAGGAGCCTCTCACCCAGGCTGTGGGGCTCAGCACACAAGTGGAAGGGACCAGAACTCTGAA GTCGCTCCTGATGTTCACCATGGAGAACTGCTTCTACCTGCTCATCTCCCAGGCGATGCGTTACCTTCGGGACCCGGCTGTGCATCCCCGGGACAAGCAGCGGATGAAGCAGGAGCTCAGCTCAGAGTTG AGCACTCTCCTCTCCAGCCTCTCCCGCTACTTCCGCCGGGGAGCCCCCAGCTCCCCTGCTGCTGGCGTTCTTCCCTCGCCTCAGGGCAAGTCCACCTCTCTGTCCAAGGTCAGCCCCGAGAGTCAGGAGCCTCTGATCCAGCTGGTGCAGGCCTTTGTCCGACACGTGCAAAGATA